AGGCCCACCATCGACGATTTTAATTGCGACGCCAATGCCTCGGCTGCGTACGCCGATGCACTGGACGGCTTCCGCCCCTCCCTTTGACACCCACTTTTCCTTGCCCTCCTTCGTCAAGGCGAGATCAAGGCGCTTTGTTCCTGACACCATCTCTGGATATGCGGACATGGCACTGTAAATGACACTATGTGCATGCCCGTAAGCGCGATCCGTTCGCTGATCAGCCAACCGTGCGTAGGCATACGCCACATCTCTCAGGGGAAGGGCGAAGTTCGGTACGCCGCAACCATCAACACCTATCTCCATCGCCGACGGCGCAACTTCTGAATAATGCGAGACCGCGCTCCAGATAAGCTGTTGGACAGGATGAGACAGCTCGACGTAGCCGTTGATGGGCGTGCCGTTGAGTTTGCAAAGTGCCAGCATGCCCGCATGTTTGCCTGAGCAATTGTTATGCAGCGCGGTGAAGACAGCGTCGCCCGGCGGTTGCTTTCCCCGTGCTTCATAGTGAAGGGGCGTATGGATACCGCACTTGAGATCCTTTGCACTGCAACCGACCTTCTTCAAAATACTCTCAACAGCTTTTACGTGCCGCGGTTCACCCGAATGACTGCTACAAATCACTGCAATCTCTCTGCGTGTCAGTTGTAGTGCTCCGAATCCTTCATGAGCAACAAGTGGCACAGCTTGAAAAGGTTTGCACGCCGAACGCGTGAATGTTAACCAGTCTGAGCTCCCCGCACGATGGATCAGGTTACCGTGACGATCCACCACGGCAACGGACCCGTAATGCACGCTTTCTGTGGCTTCACCACGAGTGACAACCGCCAACGGCACGTGCTTTGAAACCTCAGGGTCTAAGGATTTCCTCAGCATGTATTCTGACCACTTAGCGCTGCTGCGAGCCAGGCTCAGGCACTTTCATGTCCAGCCATTGATAGAGATCCATCACATGCCGCGCGTTCGCACCCAGATCGCCCTTGCCTACCCGGGAGCTTGATCGGACATACACGGCACTTTTACCATCGGGACGGGGCTGCACGCGTATCACGACATCGTCCTTGAATCGCCAGAGCCGCGTCACCACCATCGCATTAATCGTCTTGGTCCTGGGACTCACACTCAAAACTTTCCAGCCGAGTGCATCAATTGCTCCAACCACTAGTCCGTACATCGCGTCCGCGTTCATCGCATAGGAGCGCAGGCGTAATTCGGGAAGGATATTGTGTTCCGTGGTCTCGGCGACATTCGTCGTCATGTAAGTGAAAAGCCGGTCTCTCAAGCCCGGCGGCACGGACAACGGCAAGCGATTGGCGATCAGACCGCCCACAACAAGCAGGACGCCGACCAATCCTACCGATACAGCGACGTACATCAACAGCTTAAACATACGGATACGCTAGTCACCGACCTCTCAATGGCTGGATCACTCACTGTGAGCCTGCGGATGATAGCAACCATAAAGGAGCCTCATTGTCCATCTACGCTATCCATCGACCAAGATGCTAGGATAATAGAAGACCTTCCGGCCATGAAAACCGCACCAAACACGCCAATTTTTATCAAGGCAATTACCGTCGACCTTGACGGTACGCTCTGGGATAACGAGCCTGTGCTGGCTAACGCCGACTGTCAATTGCACGACTGGTTCAAGGCACATTACCCGTTACTAGCTGAGAAGTTTTCAATTGAAAACCTCCGTGCGCTCCGCGATGACCTTGCAGACGGTGATCCCCGGCTCCGTTATGACATGACGGCGCTTCGGAAAGCAACCCTTCGGATCGCAGTCGAGGAGGCCGGTTACGGAGCGGGCGTGGCCGAGGAAGCATACAGCATATTCATGAGTCACAGGAACCAGGTGGAGCTGTACGATGACGTGCTCCCGGTGTTGGAGCGCCTCAGCACCTCTTATACGCTCTGTTCACTCACCAATGGCAATGCCGACGTCGACGAGGTTGAGCCTCGGGCATGTCTTTCATATTTCGCTTTGGACAAGCAAGGTTAATGCTGCGAAACCCGGCCCCGATATGTTCAGAGAAGCATGCCGGCGCGCGGGGGCACGCCCTGCGGAGACGGTGCATGTGGGCGATGAACCGGAGACAGATATTGTCGGCGCGCTGGCCGCTGGCCTTAAAACCGTGTGGATAAACCGCCACAGCCGCACCTGGACACATGCACAATCACCGCATGCGGAGATCCCTTCCCTGTGGGAACTGGAAACCCTACTGGCATCGTGGCAGAGCGCGAGTAGCTAACATGGTTGTAAAAACTTTCTTCCCGATTGCATTTCTGTTGATGTTCGTATTCCTTACAGCCTGCGGCCCAAGCATCAATCAGGAGAATTTTGATCGCATTCAACCTGGGATGGCAGAGATGGAAGTCCTCAATATCCTTGGTGAACCAACAGAGTCATCAAGTATGGCCATCGGCACGCTGTCGGGGACCACATCAACATGGGAAGACGAGAAAGGAAAGATCACCATTCAGTTCGTTAATGGAAAAGTCAAAGTCAAGAATTTTAAGAAATATAAGGATGCTTCTTCGTGACTCCAAGCGAAGCAACGCACAGACACAATAGGAATTGTCATTCGGCGCTTCTGCTAAATAGATCTATCCCGGTTTTTTATCACTGCTCCGAGACGAGGCGAGCGAGGATAAGACCGTGGAAGGAATCCCCGCCAGCACCCCGGAATAACCAACCCACGTGCTCGCCGCAGTTACCGCAGACCGCCACCTGCCAGCGGTAACCCGGGAACCAGGTGTACTCGTCCGTCGCGGGCCCGACATGACCACATCCCGACGCCTGGCGGAAACAACCGATGTGATAAGTAATGCCGTGTGGATTGGTATGGGTGTGCTCGTGGGAGCCGCTGACGGAAAAAACCTGGTCCTGAGTGGTGATTACATTGCCACAGGCACTACACAAAAGCCGGCGCCCCTTTCCTGTATCTTCTTCTTTCTCTTCAATCTCAATGAGCGCCTCGAGTTCGTCCTTCCCCCGGATATCGAAGAGCTGTAACACGCCTGCAGAACTCATATCAGCCTCATGCTCCAACCCGCTAAATCTACCTCACACCAACATTCTAATACCCACGATTGCCACGACAACGGCGAATAAACGCTGGAGTAACGGAACCGGCAAGGTGTGCGCAAGCCTTGCACCTAGCGGGGCAGAAAGGACGCTCGTGGCAGCGATCGCTACCACCGCGGGCCAGTAGACATAGCCAGTGCTTCCGGCGGGCAACGTTTCCTGGCCCCAGCTCACCGCAACCAGACCTGCCGTGCCCACAAGGGCGATGGGCACACCAATTGCGGCCGAAGTCGCCACAGCTTTACGAATGTTGACGTTGCACCATAGGAGAAAGGGCACCGTGAACGTCCCCCCGCCGATACCGAGCAGGGTGGAAAACGTACCAATGCCTGTGCCTGTGGACACCATGCCGACTGGTCCAGGTAGCTCGCGCTGCGGTGACGGACTCGCCACCAGGATTAGCTGGGTTGCCACGAACAACTGGAAGATCCCAAAAAAAATGCGCAGCACGTCGCTGGCAAGATGATCGGCTAATGCGGCACCCAGCACCGCGCCCAGGGCCACACCTGGTGCGAGCAGGTAGACGCTCTGCCACAACACCGCACCCCTTCGGTGATGGGCATAGGTCGAGGATAGCGCCGTAAAGATTATGGTCGCCAAAGAACTTGCCACTGCCATGTGCATGAGCCATTCAGCCGGATAGCCCTGCCACAGAAACAGAAAATAGAGTACCGGGACAATAACAAGCCCCCCGCCGATACCAAATAGTCCCGCCAACACGCCGGCAAGCGCACCGAGCAAGAGATAAAGGGTCAGGATTTCAAGAATACCGGGAGACGGCATGAAATTACGATATCATCCATAAAGCACATAGATTGCCTCGTTCTGGGCCATTGTACACAAGCCATTGCGAAAATTTGCCCATTAGCGCGACAGTACGGAAAGTTTCTGATGTGACGGGCTAAGAGAGCGTGGAGTCCGCTTCAATCAGCTGCGGATGCTCCCCGTGGGTACAGCACGGAATGCCGGCAACTTTTAACGAATCGATCAGTCTCAAGCTAGCGCTCACAGCCAACGGTTATGCAGATTCGAACAATAGGCATCCTCGGTGGTACAGGTTTTGTAGGTTCCCACCTTGTAAACCGCCTAACAAAAGACGGCTACCAGCTCCGCGTATTAACCCGTTCCCGGGAGCGACACCGAAACCTTTGGGTTTTGCCGACGCTGCAGCTCATCGAAGCGGATGTACATGACCCATTCCAGCTGAAGCAGCACCTTGATGGCTGCGACGCCGTTATCAATCTGGTGGCGATCCTGAACGAACGACGTCACGACGGAATCGGGTTCCGTCATGTGCATGTGGATCTGCCGCGGAAGATCATCGACGTCTGCAGGGAAAACAGGATAAAACGCCTTCTGCATATGAGCGCTCTTAATGCCGATGCAGAAAGTGGCCCAAGTTTCTATCTGCGCACCAAAGGCGAGGCAGAAGAGCTGGTGCACGAGGCGGCCGATGATAACCTAAAGGTGACAAGTTTCAGGCCTTCTGTGATCTTCGGTCCGGAAGACGACTTCTTCAATCGATTCGCCAAGCTCCTGAAGCTTACACCGATCTTCTTTCCGCTGGCCTGCCCCAATGCGCGCTTTGCGCCGGTGTATGTCGGGGACGTGACTGAGGCCATCGCGGGAATGATCGACACGCCCGGTAGCTTTGGCAAACGCTATAACCTTTGCGGCCCGCGCACGTACACATTGCGCGAGCTCGTCGAATACACGGCCAGTACATTACGCTTGCACCGCATCGTGATTCCTCTGAACGACCGTCTGTCCCGCATGCAGGCACGAACCTTGGAGTTTGTCCCGGGCAAACCCTTCTCAAGGGATAACTACCTTTCCATGCAGGTGGACAGCGTATGTCGCGGCAATGATCTTGAAGCGCTTGGAATCACGCCGGCGGCCCTGGAGGCGGTGGTGCCCCGCTATCTCACTGGCCGCTCCCAGGAAGCCCGTTTCCAGCGCTTTCGCAGCAGGGCAAGACGCAGTTGAAGATCTACCAGGTCGGCGGTGCCGTTCGCGATAAGCTGCTTGGGAAACCCGTGAAAGATCGGGACTGGGTGGTCGTGGGCGCGACCCCTGAGGAAATGGACGCCCTGGGTTATCAGCCCGTTGGCAAGGATTTCCCGGTTTTTCTTCATCCCGAAACCTACGAGGAGTATGCCCTGGCTCGCACCGAGCGCAAGACGGGCCCCGGGTACAAGGGCTTCGCCGTCCACTACGCCCCGGACGTCACCCTTGAAGACGATCTTGCGCGCCGTGACCTCACCATTAACGCCATGGCAGAGGACAGCGATGGGCGGCTCATCGACCCCTTTGGCGGACGCACCGATCTTGAAAACAAGATCCTGCGGCACGTCTCACCGGCCTTCATTGAGGACCCTTTACGGGTGCTGCGCGTGGCGCGATTTGCCACGCGCCTAGACTTTCAAATTGCGGACGAGACCCTTGCACTTATGCGCCAGATAGTGGAATCCGGTGAACTTGATCACCTGGTAGCGGAGCGCGTCTGGTCCGAGCTTGAACGCGCGCTCGGTGAAGCCCGCCCCGTGCGTTTTGTTGGGGTACTTAGAGACTGTGGCGCGTTAGAAACGCTCTTCCCGGATATCGAACGGCTGTTCGGTGTGCCCCAGCCACCCGAACACCACCCGGAAGTAGATACGGGAGTACATACGATGCTGGTGCTCGAACAGGCTGCGCGGCTTTCCAACGACAGACAGATCCGCTTTGCCGCACTCACCCATGATCTCGGCAAGGGCACCACGCCACCAGCTGAATGGCCGAAGCATACGGGGCATGAAGAACGCAGTGCGGAACTAATTCGCTTACTCTGCAAGCGCTACCGCATTCCGAACGCCTATCGGGACCTCGCCTTACTGGTTGCGCGATACCACGGGCGCTGTCACAGGGCGGCGGAGCTTCGCCCTGCGACCATGCTAAAGGCCCTGAAAGCGCTGGATGCATTTCGCAACCCGCAGCGCTTCGCGCAGTTTCTCCTGGCGTGCGAGGCGGATGCACGCGGACGCAAAGGCCTGGAAGAAAGAGACTACCCACAGGTGGAGATCTTTCGTAAAGCCTACATTGCTGCTTCAGAAGTCAATATCGATGCACTTGTGAGTGCGGGCTTGACGGGTAGGAAGATGGCAAGCGAGATCGAGCGTCTGCAAATCGAGGCAATTAAACAGGCGTCATCACCAAAGCCTTAATCGGATGCCGTGCGTACTGTCTGTTTACAGTATTATTGCGAACAGCACCAAGCCGAATGCAACCCTGTAAATCACGTATGGCAGCATGCCGGTGCGGTCAAGAAATTTAATAAAGAAATGAATCGTCAGATAGGCGCTAGCAAAAGCAATCAGCGTGATCAACGAAAATACCACGGGGTCTGATTGACTCTTTAGCGAGTACAGCTTGTAAATTTCATAGGCGCTTGCAAGCGCGATAATCGGTATGGCAAGCATAAAAGAAAAACGCGCCGCCGCCTGCCTTGTCAGCCCAAGCATCAAGCCCGCCGTCATTGTGATGCCTGCACGCGAAGTGCCGGGTACGAGAGCAAGCGCCTGCATGAGCCCAATGAGCAACGCATCCTTCAGTGTCACCGTATCTTCATCGCGGACCCTGCTCCCCTTGACATCAGCCAGCCAGAGAATGCCGCCGAAGACGATCGTCGTAGAAGCAATGATCAACGGGTCCCGGAATACGTTATCGGCGAAATCGTGCAACAGATAACCCAACACGGCCGCCGGGACGGTGGCGAGCAAGACAAGCCCAATTAAGCGGCGTTCTGGTGTTGCTGCCCTGCTCGCGTCACTGCCTGCTAGCGCCACTAAGCTTCCACGGATCTGTTTACGGAAGTAAATAATGACAGCGAGCAGCGTGCCAAGGTGGGCGGCGATATCATTGCCCAAGCCCTGATCCTCCCAGCCAACGAGATGCGGCAGGAGGGCCAGATGTGCGGAGCTGGAGATGGGTAGAAACTCCGTGATGCCCTGGATCAGGCCAAGGATGATTATCTGTTCAAGACTCACGGCAGCGTCCCTGACAACCGGTGTTCTTCTACCTTTCCCACGCTGCTGACGTTACAGCTTAGCGCGGTGATCCTGCACCGCGAAGCCTCGCAAGGGCATGTCTGAATTTTTCGCCAAGGCGATCACCTTAAAGCGTTCCCCCATCTCGCTCGGCAGAGTCAGTAACTTTACCTGTCGAGTAAGTTCCACAGCAGTACGGGTATCGCTCGGATCCGACGCCGTGAGCAGTTCATCGAGTCCACAGCCAAGTAAGAAGTGCGCTTGAGGTGTGAAACCCTGAACATCCAATCCAGCAGCGACCCCTGCTTCGGCGACGGCGGAAAAATCCACCCATGCGGTGATGTCCTGAAGACCAACAAAACGGAAGGGATCGGCATGGGCCCTGTGACGGTAGTGGCAAAGTAAGGTCCCCTCAGTACGTTGCGGATGATAGTACTCACGGCACGGGTAACCGTAATCGACAAAGAGGATCACCCCGACACTCAGCGCTTCAGCAATACCCCCGAGCCACATCGGCAAATTCAAGTTGAACTCGGTCGTGTAGCCATCCGGCAATCCGTGCAGCAGCTCGCCAAGATGTTGTTCGAAGGCACAAGCTAGCCCAGGTTCCGGTCCTTGCGCGAGCCACCTAAAGCCACCCGATTTGACCGACACACAGAGCTCTTGGATCCCGGCTGAATTAACCCGCAACCGGTGCACAGGCAAGGCGTCGAGCAACTCTGTGCCCAGGATCACCCCCCTCAGAGGGTCCCGCGGCAGGGAATCAAGCCAGCGGATCTGCCCCGAGAGGTGTGGGGCGCGTTCACCAATCACCGCCTTTTGCCGCGCCCTTAGGTCCCCACTGACCTCAAGAATAAGGTATTGCTTCGGCAGCGAGCCGAGCCTCTCAAGCTCAAGGAGTACGTCGGTTGCCATCGCACCGCTGCCCGCACCGAGCTCGAGAATACTCCCATCGTCGAGCGACTGTAGTACCTGCTGACACTGATGCGCCAGGCAGCGCGAAAAGAGTGGTGAAATTTCCGGCGCAGTGACGAAGTCGCCAAGGAAGCCGATCTTTTCAGAGCCCGCGCTATAGTACCCGAGGCCAGGCTCATACAGCGCCATCTCCATATAGCGCGCGAAACTTATCCTTCCGCCGTGGGAATCGATCTCGTCTTTTATTACTTGGACAAGGTGCTGACTGTGTGCCAACGCGTCACGATCCGGTTCCTGAAAATCGCCAAAAATATCAAAAAGCATGTTTTCCGCCATTGCCGGGCGCTTCATGAGACACAGGCTGTTACGGCACCGAACAGTGTCGCTGCGCTAAGGAAAGAAAGGATGCGCTTAAAGGCATGGATTGAATCATGGCGCCGCCAGGACATTCTTTTCCGCATCGGGTTTCAGCAACCAGTAGAGCGCGTAGGTCACCAGTATTGTGAACACGCCCGAAAAGATGACGTCACTCAAAAAGTGCGCCCCCTTCCCGATGCGCATAAGCCCAATCAGGCTTCCCAACGTTACTGCGCCGGCAATATAGAGCTTACGCCGTCTCCTCGCGAGCAACGCAAATGCGAGTGTCACAAACCCGATCGAGCAATCCCCACAGACGAAGGAACAATTTGTGTCGCACTGATCCGAAATGACAAATGCGGGCGTAAATTGTATATCGCCACCGAATTCACTGATGATAGCTGGCCTGGGTCGGCCGAAATGATCTTTAAAGATGACGTTTACAACCAAACCCAGGCCTAACACAAATGCGAGAAGTAGAAATACTAATGTGCGTTGGTGCGGAAGATATGCACCAAGTTTGCTGGATAGCCAAGAAAAGGCAAGAAAGATGAACAGCACAAACGCGATAATACACCCCAATTTACTAATCACGATGTGAAGAAAATCGAAAAAATGATTATTGAAAAGAATCACCCTTTCCCGGATTATAAAAGAGGCCAGAGAAATCGATATCCTATTCCGGAAACAAGATAAAGATCAAAGCGGCAGCGAGTGATCCTCCTAAAAACAGACGCATTTCTTATTCATTTTCTTTGTAGGTCGTCAAGAAATCGACATAATATCTACAATAAGGCCAGAAAGAGCATGGACTAATCTACCGTGCAGCATCATACAGGACCGCTTGAAAACACGACAGCGCTTATAACGGGCGGGGCTCGGCGGATCGGCGCGGAGATCACGCGGGGTCTGCACGGCGCCGGCATGAATGTGGTAATTCATTATCGATCCTCAAAGGATGAAGCAACCGCTCTTCAGAAAGAACTCAATAAGGCACGTAACGGGTCAGCACATCTGTTGCAGGCCGACCTCCTTGCGCTCGACACACTGCAGGGTCTTTGCGAACAAGCCCACGGCGTCTGGGGCCGTCTTGACGCCCTAATCAATAACGCCTCAGCGTTTTATCCAACGCCAGTGAATGAGGCGACAGAGGCTGACTGGAATGAGATTGTCGGGGTCAATCTCAAAGTGCCGTTCTTTCTGGCGCAATGCGCCATACCTTATTTGCGGGAGGTCCGCGGCACAATTATTAATATCGCGGACATTCATGCAGAGCGCCCATTGAAAGACTACGTGCTCTATAGCACCGCAAAGGCGGGCCTGATTATGTTGACCAAAGCATTAGCAAAGGATCTCGCGCCCGATATTCGAGTGAATGGCATTTCGCCAGGCGCTTTCATATGGCCTGAGGGCATCAGTGAGGCTGCAAAAACGCAGATTGTTTCCAGAACGTTGCTGAAACGTCAGGGGCGGCCGTCTGAGCTTGCAAGCGCCGTGGTGTTTCTCATCCGTGACGCGGATTATATAACCGGCCAAGTAATCACCATAGACGGCGGTCAGACGCTGACACCTTAGGACACAGGCGGCTCATTCTCTGCCGCCCTGCTGATTGACAAGCGTGGGATTATCTAATCACGAAGCAGGAAACAACAATGCTTCTCAAAGGCTACTTGAAATCGGGCAGCTCGCCATCCAGCCACCACTTTCTCCCTTCTTCTTGATACCACCAGACTTGTTTGTCTGTTAACTTCCTTATGATCGCGTCGTCCTCATGATAGTAGCTGAACTCGACCGTCATCAATGATTCTGTTTGATCCGACGTCACAACGCTCTCTGTCATCACGTAGGACGTCACCCGGATTTTCTTGAGATATTCAATATCAATTGCTTCACGCTCACCGTTTCTAATATTCAGATGACCAGCAGCCTCATTGTATCGACCCCACCGCAATGCGGCCCAGTACTCATAGGTCGTGTACTGAAGATTGTCCAAGCGGTCTTTCTTTTCGAGCCCGCCACAGCTCAGCATCATGGCGCACAAAACGCACGCCGCAACGCATCTGGTCCAATGTATCCACCAATCGGAACATCCGCTCGGTACATCTTTCATCCTGCTACTCCGAATACTTGGAACTGTTCCCAAGGTAGTTAACCGCTTCACTCACCTCAGGCGTTTCCGTATAGAAAAGAGCACTTGCATCAACGCCGTTTGATTTGGTAGCACTGATTATCCCATTGCCCGGCCCATGCGCGTTAAGCCATGGAATAACGACGAACGCGAAAAGAGCAAGCGCCAGAACACCTCCAATCAACGCCGCCCAGGGACGAAGCCGGTCAGGGGTGAAATGTATTTCACTAACTCTTACCACCTGTTCCCACCATTCATTCCGATTTCGTTTATCCCTACAAAGACATTAAATCTGAGCAGTGATTTCCGGGAATACCACGAAAAACATAAGGTATGCCATGAGCAACGTTAGTGTCAGATTAAACGCTTGGCCACAGAGATAGAGGATAATCGGTTTGCCGCCCTTGAAATATTTTGCCAGCTGACGGAAATCTGTAGCGAGTCCGATGCTGACAAATGCCAAGCAGAACAACCATCCACGCCACACCCTGGTCCAGCCGCCGATCACTCCATTACTGATCATGGCAGCGCCTCTATCGCTCCCCATAGTGTCGTAGATAAGCGAGCATAATATCGATGCGACGATAAACCCTAGAACGAATTTAGGAAAGCGATACCAGATTTCCATTGCGCTGGGTTTCGCACCAGTCCGATCGCGCTCCACCTTTGTGACCCAGTACAGCGCAACTCCAAAGGCGATCACGCCGATCAGGATATTTTGGATCATCTTCACCGTAGCGGCCACATACAGCGCTTGATCGCCCAAGAACGCGCCCGCAGCCGCTACTGCGCCGGTAGCATCAATCGTGCCGCCCATCCAGGCACCCCCCAAAACGTGGTCCATACCAACAGCCTCAATGAAATTTGGCATTACGATCATCATGATCGATGTAAATATCAGAGAAATGCCAACTGCGAGCGTCAACTCTTCCTTCTTTGCCCGACTCGCAGCAGCTGTAGCAATGGCGGCCGATACACCGCATACCGACATATCTGCAGACAACGTGATGTTCAAGGTTTTCGACGGCATTTTCACAATCCGTTGTCCAAACCAGTAAGTCGTAATCAATACGATAGGCGTCACCACCCAGGCAACAAAGATCCCTGGGATCCCAATAGTCAAGATCCGCCCAAACAGGATCTCAGCTCCAAGCAATACCAAACCGGTTTTAATATAAAACTCTGTTCGCACCGCCGGCACGGCCCACTTGGGGGTACCGACGGTGTTACTTATCAATAAGCCGAGCATGATAGCCCAAGCTGCGTACCCAAATCCCGATGCCTTTATGTCAGCCTGGGCGGCGATGAAAAAGGCCAATACCGCGAGGAAGTAAACAAAGGCAAAACCTTTCGCAAAGGCCAATCCGTTGCCGCTTATTACTTGGACGCCAATCGCGAACAAAACACATATGCCGACGCCCGATGCGATCAGGTAGCCGATTTGATTGTAGGCCTTCACCTTGGCGCTCTTCTTCGCCTTTGCGTCCTTGCGTTTCTGTATGCGATAGTCCGGAATGGCCGCGTCAGCTGCGCTATTTAACTCAGCGTTTTCAAAGTGCGCAGCGCGCGCCACATCTTCGGCCCGCTGTACTTTCGCCTCAAGTTTCAATGTTTTCTCGTGTACGGCGTCATATTTACGAGCAGATACGTCGGATCGTGCAGCCGCTTGATTCTCGGTGAGTAGGAATGCATCTAAAGGATTGGACATCCACTGATGCGGTTTCCCGATCCACTTCTTGATCGCCTTGGCATAAGGCTCGTTCGTGGCTTTAAGCTTATGCTTTGCATCATTCGCCTCATACCACGCGAGCGTGTGAAATGGCGCGATCCCAGCTTCTCTTTGCATCGTGGCGTTGGTACTTGCGATTTTTTCTTCCAATTGCTTGGGGGGATTCGGCAGAAAAATAGCCAACCCGACGATGATCAAGAAAAAGCCAATCCAAATGGCCCAGTAATCTTCCGCCCGCCACAGATCACTCCACGGCGCTGGATTTCGCGTAACACTGGCGGACTGGCCTGGATCGTCTTCAGACGTCACTGTGATCCCCAGTATGATTCAAACTGACGAATGGCGTGTCGACCGGCCAGAGTTTCTGCCCGGTCTTGTCGAATGTATGCCATAAATCGGCAAATCGCTTGCGGTTCACGGGATGGCGCATGTCGCCTGCGATTTCCGCCAGCGGACAGAGTACGAAGGCATAACGGATAATGTCCCCCCGAGGCAATTCAAGACCATCTTCATTCACCACGAGATCGTCGTATAACAACAAATCGAGGTCTACGTTACGCGGAGCGTGCCGACACTCATGACGCTTGCGGTCAAAGCGATCTTCAATCGCACGCAGGGCATCGACGATGGAATTCGGTGTGAGATCGGTGTTGAAACCTACCACCAAGTTATAAAAGTTGTCCCCGTTCAGCCCCACTGGCCTGGTTTCATACACTGTCGAAAGCTCTAAGGGCCCAAAACAATTTGACAGTGATGCGATCCCCTTACGGATATGTATTTCCGGGTCAATGTTACTGCCAATGCCTATGTACACTTGCGCCATGTTACTCACGGCTCCCGCGTTCAATTACCACGCCCACATCACGGACACCACGGAGCGCGCCCTGTTTGTTAACGCGCAGACGCAACCATGGGACGCCGAATTCATTAACGAGCATTTCAGCAGTACGCTCTGCGAGGGTTTCCACAAGCTGGAACTCACTCTCACCGACGAAGGCCATCAAGCGTTTCGCCACCGTCTTATAATTCAGGGTATCTTCTACGGAATCGCTGGTTGCCGCCTTGCCTATGTCGGTACCGATGTCGACGTCCAACACCACCGTTTGTTTGACACGGCGTTCCCATTCATTGACCCCGATGATTGTCTCGATACGGAGATCGCGGAGATAGATAATATCCA
The Gammaproteobacteria bacterium genome window above contains:
- a CDS encoding SAM-dependent methyltransferase, whose translation is MKRPAMAENMLFDIFGDFQEPDRDALAHSQHLVQVIKDEIDSHGGRISFARYMEMALYEPGLGYYSAGSEKIGFLGDFVTAPEISPLFSRCLAHQCQQVLQSLDDGSILELGAGSGAMATDVLLELERLGSLPKQYLILEVSGDLRARQKAVIGERAPHLSGQIRWLDSLPRDPLRGVILGTELLDALPVHRLRVNSAGIQELCVSVKSGGFRWLAQGPEPGLACAFEQHLGELLHGLPDGYTTEFNLNLPMWLGGIAEALSVGVILFVDYGYPCREYYHPQRTEGTLLCHYRHRAHADPFRFVGLQDITAWVDFSAVAEAGVAAGLDVQGFTPQAHFLLGCGLDELLTASDPSDTRTAVELTRQVKLLTLPSEMGERFKVIALAKNSDMPLRGFAVQDHRAKL
- a CDS encoding phosphatase PAP2 family protein translates to MISKLGCIIAFVLFIFLAFSWLSSKLGAYLPHQRTLVFLLLAFVLGLGLVVNVIFKDHFGRPRPAIISEFGGDIQFTPAFVISDQCDTNCSFVCGDCSIGFVTLAFALLARRRRKLYIAGAVTLGSLIGLMRIGKGAHFLSDVIFSGVFTILVTYALYWLLKPDAEKNVLAAP
- a CDS encoding pteridine reductase; amino-acid sequence: MQHHTGPLENTTALITGGARRIGAEITRGLHGAGMNVVIHYRSSKDEATALQKELNKARNGSAHLLQADLLALDTLQGLCEQAHGVWGRLDALINNASAFYPTPVNEATEADWNEIVGVNLKVPFFLAQCAIPYLREVRGTIINIADIHAERPLKDYVLYSTAKAGLIMLTKALAKDLAPDIRVNGISPGAFIWPEGISEAAKTQIVSRTLLKRQGRPSELASAVVFLIRDADYITGQVITIDGGQTLTP
- a CDS encoding putative sulfate exporter family transporter — translated: MTSEDDPGQSASVTRNPAPWSDLWRAEDYWAIWIGFFLIIVGLAIFLPNPPKQLEEKIASTNATMQREAGIAPFHTLAWYEANDAKHKLKATNEPYAKAIKKWIGKPHQWMSNPLDAFLLTENQAAARSDVSARKYDAVHEKTLKLEAKVQRAEDVARAAHFENAELNSAADAAIPDYRIQKRKDAKAKKSAKVKAYNQIGYLIASGVGICVLFAIGVQVISGNGLAFAKGFAFVYFLAVLAFFIAAQADIKASGFGYAAWAIMLGLLISNTVGTPKWAVPAVRTEFYIKTGLVLLGAEILFGRILTIGIPGIFVAWVVTPIVLITTYWFGQRIVKMPSKTLNITLSADMSVCGVSAAIATAAASRAKKEELTLAVGISLIFTSIMMIVMPNFIEAVGMDHVLGGAWMGGTIDATGAVAAAGAFLGDQALYVAATVKMIQNILIGVIAFGVALYWVTKVERDRTGAKPSAMEIWYRFPKFVLGFIVASILCSLIYDTMGSDRGAAMISNGVIGGWTRVWRGWLFCLAFVSIGLATDFRQLAKYFKGGKPIILYLCGQAFNLTLTLLMAYLMFFVVFPEITAQI
- the folK gene encoding 2-amino-4-hydroxy-6-hydroxymethyldihydropteridine diphosphokinase; the encoded protein is MAQVYIGIGSNIDPEIHIRKGIASLSNCFGPLELSTVYETRPVGLNGDNFYNLVVGFNTDLTPNSIVDALRAIEDRFDRKRHECRHAPRNVDLDLLLYDDLVVNEDGLELPRGDIIRYAFVLCPLAEIAGDMRHPVNRKRFADLWHTFDKTGQKLWPVDTPFVSLNHTGDHSDV
- the folB gene encoding dihydroneopterin aldolase translates to MDIIYLRDLRIETIIGVNEWERRVKQTVVLDVDIGTDIGKAATSDSVEDTLNYKTVAKRLMAFVGESEFQLVETLAERTAEMLVNEFGVPWLRLRVNKQGALRGVRDVGVVIERGSRE